In Planctomycetia bacterium, one genomic interval encodes:
- a CDS encoding RNA polymerase sigma factor, with protein sequence MGTSDEQLVAAWRQAGDRGALGELAARHLTTVRRMIHSMILDDAAADDLVQDVFLHAFRGLGAFQGRSKFTTWLYRIAMNTVHDALARRRRSPIDDRVELPSNAAIRAVGPGAAAERAEFDAAVSRALGTLPPKLRAAIVLVAIEELDPAAAARIEGCTRATIYWRVHEARKRLSLALAEQIES encoded by the coding sequence TTGGGAACGTCCGACGAGCAACTCGTGGCCGCCTGGCGGCAGGCCGGCGACCGCGGGGCGCTCGGCGAACTTGCCGCCCGGCATCTGACGACGGTGCGCCGCATGATTCATTCAATGATTCTCGATGACGCGGCGGCCGACGACCTCGTGCAGGACGTGTTCCTGCACGCATTCCGCGGCCTGGGCGCTTTTCAGGGGCGTTCCAAGTTCACCACCTGGCTCTACCGTATCGCCATGAACACGGTTCACGACGCGCTCGCGCGGCGGCGACGTTCGCCGATCGACGATCGGGTCGAACTGCCGTCCAACGCGGCCATTCGGGCCGTCGGACCTGGGGCGGCCGCCGAACGCGCGGAGTTCGACGCAGCCGTGTCCCGAGCCCTCGGCACGCTCCCGCCCAAACTCCGGGCCGCCATCGTGCTGGTCGCGATCGAGGAACTCGACCCGGCCGCGGCCGCGCGGATCGAGGGCTGCACGCGAGCCACGATCTACTGGCGAGTTCATGAAGCCCGCAAACGTCTGAGCCTGGCCCTCGCGGAGCAGATCGAGTCATGA